One Drechmeria coniospora strain ARSEF 6962 chromosome 01, whole genome shotgun sequence genomic region harbors:
- a CDS encoding WD repeat containing protein, translated as MVKEEMSAFERKRLDNIAANRAILTDISTTSKKIIPAAKPPTKSGPKRKSRAEPIKREPTRPTRMSSRLAGLDADSETAKRKMEVQLEHETEKARAKRMRVNGDLNLGDIVVEGKKWGSGIDGLKGLVRGAEPGVRTFTEDDVKETTDQSLKDLRHRMGALELYKHWMPNDIKITPQRVYALGFHPTEDKPIVFAGDKEGAMGVFDGSQTAPEADDDDESDADPVISAFKTHARTITSFVFSATDSNAVYSSSYDSSIRKMDLEKGLSTQVFAPDDDEDLPISALDMAAAEPNILYFSTLDGSVGRYDVRAPGGEEMWKLSDSKIGGFSLHPLQPHLMATASLDRTMKIWDLRKIVGKGDMRHPTLLGEHESRLSVSHASWSAGGQVATSSYDDTVKIYNFSDAAAWTPGHDLAPKAMEPAQTIRHNNQTGRWVTILKPQWQKRPNDGVQKFVIANMNRFVDVFASDGSQLAQLDGEGITAVPAVAHFHPTMDWVAGGNGSGKLCLWT; from the exons ATGGTCAAGGAGGAGATGAGCGCCTTTGAGCGCAAGCGGCTCGATAACATTGCCGCCAATCGAGCCATACTCACAGACAtatcgacgacgtcgaagaAGATAATACCGGCGGCGAAACCGCCGACCAAGTCTGGACCGAAGCGCAAGTCCCGGGCCGAGCCGATCAAGCGTGAGCCGACGCGACCGACGCGGATGAGCTCGCGCCTCGCAGGACTCGACGCCGACTCCGAGACGGCGAAACGAAAGATGGAAGTTCAGCTGGAGCACGAGACGGAAAAGGCAAGAGCCAAAAGGATGCGGGTCAACGGAGACCTGAACCTCGGCGACATAGTCGTCGAGGGCAAGAAATGGggcagcggcatcgacgggcTCAAAGGTCTCGTCCGAGGCGCCGAGCCCGGCGTCCGCACCTTtaccgaggacgacgtcaagGAGACGACGGATCAGAGCCTGAAGGACTTGCGCCACCGCATGGGCGCACTCGAGCTCTACAAGCACTGGATGCCCAATG ATATCAAAATCACGCCTCAACGAGTCTATGCCCTCGGCTTCCACCCGACAGAAGACAAACCCATCGTGTTTGCGGGCGACAAAGAGGGTGCCATGGGCGTGTTTGACGGATCGCAAAcggcgcccgaggccgacgacgacgacgagtccgaTGCCGATCCCGTCATTTCCGCCTTCAAGACTCACGCTCGAACCATTACTTCCTTTGTGTTTTCTGCGACCGACTCGAACGCAGTCTACTCATCGTCCTACGATTCGTCCATACGGAAGATGGACCTCGAAAAGGGCCTCTCGACCCAGGTTTTCgctcccgacgacgacgaggacctccCCATCTCCGCCCTCGAcatggccgcggccgagccaAACATTCTCTACTTTTccaccctcgacggcagcgtcggccgcTATGACGTCAGAGcccccggcggcgaggagatgTGGAAGCTCTCGGATTCCAAGATTGGTGGCTTCTCTCTCCACCCCCTGCAGCCTCACTTGATGGCCACTGCTTCGCTGGACAGGACGATGAAGATCTGGGACCTGAGGAAGATTGTCGGCAAGGGCGACATGCGACACCCGACCCTGCTCGGCGAGCACGAATCCCGCCTGTCCGTGTCGCACGCCTCCTggagcgccggcggccaggtGGCCACCTCGTCGTACGACGACACGGTCAAGATTTACAACTTTTCCGACGCCGCTGCCTGGACGCCTGGCCACGACCTGGCGCCCAAGGCCATGGAGCCGGCCCAGACGATCCGGCACAACAACCAGACGGGTCGGTGGGTGACCATCCTGAAGCCGCAATGGCAGAAGCGGCCGAACGACGGCGTCCAAAAGTTTGTCATTGCCAACATGAaccgcttcgtcgacgtGTTCGCATCCGACGGGAGCCAGCTGGCGCAGCTGGATGGAGAGGGCATCACCGCCGTGCCTGCGGTTGCTCACTTTCATCCGACCATGGACTGGGTTGCCGGCGggaacggcagcggcaagctGTGTCTGTGGACCTGA
- a CDS encoding glucosamine 6-phosphate N-acetyltransferase: MARGLFPASLIDADVAASLPDGFAIRPLARDDYAKGFLDCLGELTWTGDTTVDEFDERYDELDSQGKGPYYYLVIEHRGRIVGTGLVLVEKKFIWNRASVGHVEEICIAEHHRGKGLGRRMMMALDSVARNVGCRKSLLNCSPEKRDFYAKCGYEAGGMEMKRPFVDDAERE; encoded by the exons ATGGCACGAGGCCTCTTCCCGGCGTCGCTCATCGAtgccgacgtggccgcctccctccccgACGGGTTCGCCATCCGACCGCTCGCGAGAGACGACTACGCCAAGGGCTTCCTCGACTGCTTGGGCGAGCTGACGTGGACGGGCGACACGACTGTCGACGAGTTCGACGAGCGgtacgacgagctcgactcCCAAGGCAAGGGGCCGTACTACTACCTCGTCATCGAGCACCGaggccgcatcgtcggcaccggtctcgtcctcgtcgagaagAAGTT caTCTGGAACCGCGCCagcgtcggccacgtcgaggaGATTTGCATCGCCGAGCACCACCGGGGCAAGGGGCTGGGCCGtcggatgatgatggcgctCGACTCGGTAGCCCGCAACGTCGGATGCAGAAAGAGCCTGCTCAACTGCAGCCCCGAGAAGCGGGACTTTTACGCCAAGTGCGGCTACGAAGCGGGAGGCATGGAGATGAAGCGTCCAtttgtcgacgatgccgagagGGAGTAG